In one window of Bos taurus isolate L1 Dominette 01449 registration number 42190680 breed Hereford chromosome 15, ARS-UCD2.0, whole genome shotgun sequence DNA:
- the LARGE2 gene encoding xylosyl- and glucuronyltransferase LARGE2 isoform X1: MLLRGRPRTLGAAALLLLLLLGFFLFGGDPDCELGGEREARRGGGGGGDPRSVPGSPTPRVPPDGRPRSQGAATFDGDPPADPRGHNRSDCIPPPPPPPKCELLQVAIVCAGHNSSRDVITLVKSLLFYRKNPLHLHLVTDAVARNILETLFHTWMVPAVQISFYNADELKPQVSWIPNKHYSGLYGLMKLVLPSALPPDLARVIVLDTDVTFASNIAELWALFAHFSDKQAIGLVENQSDWYLGNLWRNHRPWPALGRGFNTGVILLRLDRLRQAGWEHMWKLTATRELLTLPATSLADQDIFNAVIKEHPWLVQPLPCMWNVQLSDHTLAERCYSEAPDLKVIHWNSPKKLHVKNKHVESFRNLYLTFLEYDGNLLRRELFGCPCPPPPGAEQLQQALAQLEEQDACFEFRQQQLTVHRVHITFLPHKPPPPQPHDVTLVAQLSMERLQMLEALCRHWPGPMSLALYLTDTEAQQFLRFVETSAVLSARQDVAYHVVYREGSLYPINQLRNVALAQALTPYVFLSDIDFLPAYSLYDYLRASIEQLELDGRRKAALVVPAFETLHYRFSFPSSKAELLTLLDAGSLYTFRYHEWPQGHAPTDYARWREAQAPYRVQWAADYEPYVVVPRDCPRYDPRFVGFGWNKVAHIIELDAQEYELLVLPEAFTIHLPHAPSLDITRFRSNPTYRDCVRALKDEFHQDLSRHYGAAALKYLTALQQPRGPA; encoded by the exons ATGCTGCTCCGAGGGCGCCCCCGGACCCTGGGGGCCgcagcgttgctgctgctgctgctgctcggcTTCTTCCTGTTCGGCGGGGACCCAGACTGTGAGCTCGGCGGCGAGCGGGAGGcgaggcggggtgggggtggcgggggtgaCCCGAGATCCGTACCCGGCTCACCAACGCCACGTGTACCTCCAGACGGGCGGCCGCGGTCTCAGGGGGCCGCTACCTTCGATGGAGACCCACCGGCAGACCCCAGGGGCCACAACCGCTCGGACTGcatcccgccgccgccgccgccgcccaaGTGCGAG CTCTTGCAGGTGGCCATCGTCTGTGCGGGACATAACTCCAGCAGAGATGTCATCACCCTGGTGAAATCCCTGCTGTTCTACAG GAAAAACCCACTGCACCTTCACCTGGTAACCGATGCTGTGGCCAGGAACATCCTGGAGACGCTCTTTCACACATGGATGGTGCCTGCTGTCCAGATCAGCTTCTACAATGCTGACGAGCTCAAG ccccaggtctcctggatcCCTAACAAGCACTACTCTGGCCTCTATGGGCTAATGAAGCTAGTGCTGCCCAGTGCCCTGCCCCCCGACCTGGCCCGTGTCATTGTCCTGGACACAGATGTCACCTTTGCCTCCAACATTGCAGAACTTTGGGCACTCTTTGCTCACTTTTCTG ACAAGCAAGCGATTGGTCTCGTGGAAAACCAAAGCGATTGGTACCTCGGCAACCTCTGGAGGAACCACAGGCCCTGGCCTGCCTTGGGCCGGGGATTTAACACAG GCGTGATACTCCTACGGCTGGACCGGCTTCGGCAGGCTGGCTGGGAGCACATGTGGAAGCTGACGGCCACGCGGGAGCTGCTCACCCTGCCTGCCACCTCGTTGGCCGACCAG GACATCTTCAACGCCGTCATCAAGGAGCACCCATGGCTGGTGCAGCCCCTGCCCTGCATGTGGAACGTGCAGCTGTCAGACCACACACTGGCTGAGCGCTGCTACTCGGAGGCGCCTGACCTCAAG GTGATCCACTGGAACTCACCAAAGAAGCTTCATGTGAAGAACAAGCACGTGGAATCCTTCCGCAACCTCTACCTGACTTTCCTGGAGTACGACGGCAACCTGCTGCGGAGAGAGCTCTTTGGGTGCCCCTGCCCGCCCCCTCCTGGGGCCGAGCAG CTGCAGCAGGCCCTGGCACAACTGGAGGAGCAGGACGCCTGCTTTGAGTTCCGGCAGCAGCAGCTCACTGTGCACCGCGTGCACATCACCTTTCTGCCCCACAAGCCGCCACCCCCCCAGCCCCACGACGTCACCCTGGTGGCCCAGCTCTCCATGGAGCG gctgCAGATGCTGGAAGCCCTGTGCAGGCACTGGCCGGGCCCCATGAGCCTGGCCTTGTACCTGACAGACACAGAGGCCCAGCAGTTCCTGCGTTTCGTGGAGACCTCGGCGGTGCTCTCTGCCCGGCAGGACGTGGCCTACCACGTGGTGTACCGGGAGGGCTCCCTCTACCCCATCAACCAGCTCCGCAACGTGGCCCTGGCCCAGGCCCTCACGCCCTACGTTTTCCTCAGCGACATCGACTTCCTGCCCGCCTACTCCCTCTACGACTACCTCAG GGCCTCCATCGAGCAGCTGGAGCTGGACGGCAGGCGGAAGGCAGCCCTGGTGGTGCCTGCGTTCGAGACCCTGCACTACCGCTTCAGCTTCCCCAGTTCCAAAGCCGAACTGCTGACCTTGCTGGACGCTGGCTCTCTCTATACTTTCAG GTACCATGAGTGGCCCCAGGGCCATGCACCCACAGACTACGCCCGCTGGCGCGAGGCTCAGGCCCCGTACCGTGTGCAGTGGGCAGCGGACTACGAGCCCTACGTGGTGGTGCCGCGTGACTGTCCCCGCTACGATCCCCGCTTCGTGGGCTTTGGCTGGAACAAGGTGGCCCACATCATAGAGCTGGATGCACAG GAATACGAGCTCCTGGTGCTGCCCGAGGCCTTCACCATCCACCTGCCGCACGCCCCAAGCCTTGACATCACCCGCTTCCGCTCCAACCCCACCTATCGTGACTGTGTCCGGGCCCTCAAGGACGAGTTCCACCAGGATTTGTCCCGCCACTACGGGGCTGCTGCCCTCAAATACCTCACTGCCCTGCAGCAGCCCCGAGGCCCCGCCTGA
- the LARGE2 gene encoding xylosyl- and glucuronyltransferase LARGE2 isoform X2 — translation MLLRGRPRTLGAAALLLLLLLGFFLFGGDPDYGRPRSQGAATFDGDPPADPRGHNRSDCIPPPPPPPKCELLQVAIVCAGHNSSRDVITLVKSLLFYRKNPLHLHLVTDAVARNILETLFHTWMVPAVQISFYNADELKPQVSWIPNKHYSGLYGLMKLVLPSALPPDLARVIVLDTDVTFASNIAELWALFAHFSDKQAIGLVENQSDWYLGNLWRNHRPWPALGRGFNTGVILLRLDRLRQAGWEHMWKLTATRELLTLPATSLADQDIFNAVIKEHPWLVQPLPCMWNVQLSDHTLAERCYSEAPDLKVIHWNSPKKLHVKNKHVESFRNLYLTFLEYDGNLLRRELFGCPCPPPPGAEQLQQALAQLEEQDACFEFRQQQLTVHRVHITFLPHKPPPPQPHDVTLVAQLSMERLQMLEALCRHWPGPMSLALYLTDTEAQQFLRFVETSAVLSARQDVAYHVVYREGSLYPINQLRNVALAQALTPYVFLSDIDFLPAYSLYDYLRASIEQLELDGRRKAALVVPAFETLHYRFSFPSSKAELLTLLDAGSLYTFRYHEWPQGHAPTDYARWREAQAPYRVQWAADYEPYVVVPRDCPRYDPRFVGFGWNKVAHIIELDAQEYELLVLPEAFTIHLPHAPSLDITRFRSNPTYRDCVRALKDEFHQDLSRHYGAAALKYLTALQQPRGPA, via the exons ATGCTGCTCCGAGGGCGCCCCCGGACCCTGGGGGCCgcagcgttgctgctgctgctgctgctcggcTTCTTCCTGTTCGGCGGGGACCCAGACT ACGGGCGGCCGCGGTCTCAGGGGGCCGCTACCTTCGATGGAGACCCACCGGCAGACCCCAGGGGCCACAACCGCTCGGACTGcatcccgccgccgccgccgccgcccaaGTGCGAG CTCTTGCAGGTGGCCATCGTCTGTGCGGGACATAACTCCAGCAGAGATGTCATCACCCTGGTGAAATCCCTGCTGTTCTACAG GAAAAACCCACTGCACCTTCACCTGGTAACCGATGCTGTGGCCAGGAACATCCTGGAGACGCTCTTTCACACATGGATGGTGCCTGCTGTCCAGATCAGCTTCTACAATGCTGACGAGCTCAAG ccccaggtctcctggatcCCTAACAAGCACTACTCTGGCCTCTATGGGCTAATGAAGCTAGTGCTGCCCAGTGCCCTGCCCCCCGACCTGGCCCGTGTCATTGTCCTGGACACAGATGTCACCTTTGCCTCCAACATTGCAGAACTTTGGGCACTCTTTGCTCACTTTTCTG ACAAGCAAGCGATTGGTCTCGTGGAAAACCAAAGCGATTGGTACCTCGGCAACCTCTGGAGGAACCACAGGCCCTGGCCTGCCTTGGGCCGGGGATTTAACACAG GCGTGATACTCCTACGGCTGGACCGGCTTCGGCAGGCTGGCTGGGAGCACATGTGGAAGCTGACGGCCACGCGGGAGCTGCTCACCCTGCCTGCCACCTCGTTGGCCGACCAG GACATCTTCAACGCCGTCATCAAGGAGCACCCATGGCTGGTGCAGCCCCTGCCCTGCATGTGGAACGTGCAGCTGTCAGACCACACACTGGCTGAGCGCTGCTACTCGGAGGCGCCTGACCTCAAG GTGATCCACTGGAACTCACCAAAGAAGCTTCATGTGAAGAACAAGCACGTGGAATCCTTCCGCAACCTCTACCTGACTTTCCTGGAGTACGACGGCAACCTGCTGCGGAGAGAGCTCTTTGGGTGCCCCTGCCCGCCCCCTCCTGGGGCCGAGCAG CTGCAGCAGGCCCTGGCACAACTGGAGGAGCAGGACGCCTGCTTTGAGTTCCGGCAGCAGCAGCTCACTGTGCACCGCGTGCACATCACCTTTCTGCCCCACAAGCCGCCACCCCCCCAGCCCCACGACGTCACCCTGGTGGCCCAGCTCTCCATGGAGCG gctgCAGATGCTGGAAGCCCTGTGCAGGCACTGGCCGGGCCCCATGAGCCTGGCCTTGTACCTGACAGACACAGAGGCCCAGCAGTTCCTGCGTTTCGTGGAGACCTCGGCGGTGCTCTCTGCCCGGCAGGACGTGGCCTACCACGTGGTGTACCGGGAGGGCTCCCTCTACCCCATCAACCAGCTCCGCAACGTGGCCCTGGCCCAGGCCCTCACGCCCTACGTTTTCCTCAGCGACATCGACTTCCTGCCCGCCTACTCCCTCTACGACTACCTCAG GGCCTCCATCGAGCAGCTGGAGCTGGACGGCAGGCGGAAGGCAGCCCTGGTGGTGCCTGCGTTCGAGACCCTGCACTACCGCTTCAGCTTCCCCAGTTCCAAAGCCGAACTGCTGACCTTGCTGGACGCTGGCTCTCTCTATACTTTCAG GTACCATGAGTGGCCCCAGGGCCATGCACCCACAGACTACGCCCGCTGGCGCGAGGCTCAGGCCCCGTACCGTGTGCAGTGGGCAGCGGACTACGAGCCCTACGTGGTGGTGCCGCGTGACTGTCCCCGCTACGATCCCCGCTTCGTGGGCTTTGGCTGGAACAAGGTGGCCCACATCATAGAGCTGGATGCACAG GAATACGAGCTCCTGGTGCTGCCCGAGGCCTTCACCATCCACCTGCCGCACGCCCCAAGCCTTGACATCACCCGCTTCCGCTCCAACCCCACCTATCGTGACTGTGTCCGGGCCCTCAAGGACGAGTTCCACCAGGATTTGTCCCGCCACTACGGGGCTGCTGCCCTCAAATACCTCACTGCCCTGCAGCAGCCCCGAGGCCCCGCCTGA
- the LARGE2 gene encoding xylosyl- and glucuronyltransferase LARGE2 isoform X3, translated as MLLRGRPRTLGAAALLLLLLLGFFLFGGDPDYGRPRSQGAATFDGDPPADPRGHNRSDCIPPPPPPPKCELLQVAIVCAGHNSSRDVITLVKSLLFYRKNPLHLHLVTDAVARNILETLFHTWMVPAVQISFYNADELKTSKRLVSWKTKAIGTSATSGGTTGPGLPWAGDLTQRVNCGPSESTLTSERSENINTAQKQAFGRHLQEPWPQELVIPGGHDSLSPRAGVILLRLDRLRQAGWEHMWKLTATRELLTLPATSLADQDIFNAVIKEHPWLVQPLPCMWNVQLSDHTLAERCYSEAPDLKVIHWNSPKKLHVKNKHVESFRNLYLTFLEYDGNLLRRELFGCPCPPPPGAEQLQQALAQLEEQDACFEFRQQQLTVHRVHITFLPHKPPPPQPHDVTLVAQLSMERLQMLEALCRHWPGPMSLALYLTDTEAQQFLRFVETSAVLSARQDVAYHVVYREGSLYPINQLRNVALAQALTPYVFLSDIDFLPAYSLYDYLRASIEQLELDGRRKAALVVPAFETLHYRFSFPSSKAELLTLLDAGSLYTFRYHEWPQGHAPTDYARWREAQAPYRVQWAADYEPYVVVPRDCPRYDPRFVGFGWNKVAHIIELDAQEYELLVLPEAFTIHLPHAPSLDITRFRSNPTYRDCVRALKDEFHQDLSRHYGAAALKYLTALQQPRGPA; from the exons ATGCTGCTCCGAGGGCGCCCCCGGACCCTGGGGGCCgcagcgttgctgctgctgctgctgctcggcTTCTTCCTGTTCGGCGGGGACCCAGACT ACGGGCGGCCGCGGTCTCAGGGGGCCGCTACCTTCGATGGAGACCCACCGGCAGACCCCAGGGGCCACAACCGCTCGGACTGcatcccgccgccgccgccgccgcccaaGTGCGAG CTCTTGCAGGTGGCCATCGTCTGTGCGGGACATAACTCCAGCAGAGATGTCATCACCCTGGTGAAATCCCTGCTGTTCTACAG GAAAAACCCACTGCACCTTCACCTGGTAACCGATGCTGTGGCCAGGAACATCCTGGAGACGCTCTTTCACACATGGATGGTGCCTGCTGTCCAGATCAGCTTCTACAATGCTGACGAGCTCAAG ACAAGCAAGCGATTGGTCTCGTGGAAAACCAAAGCGATTGGTACCTCGGCAACCTCTGGAGGAACCACAGGCCCTGGCCTGCCTTGGGCCGGGGATTTAACACAG AGGGTTAATTGTGGACCCAGCGAGTCCACACTCACGTCTGAGCGGTCAGAAAATATTAACACGGCACAAAAACAAGCATTCGGAAGACACCTTCAGGAGCCTTGGCCCCAGGAGCTGGTCATCCCAGGTGGGCATGACAGCCTCTCCCCCCGAGCAGGCGTGATACTCCTACGGCTGGACCGGCTTCGGCAGGCTGGCTGGGAGCACATGTGGAAGCTGACGGCCACGCGGGAGCTGCTCACCCTGCCTGCCACCTCGTTGGCCGACCAG GACATCTTCAACGCCGTCATCAAGGAGCACCCATGGCTGGTGCAGCCCCTGCCCTGCATGTGGAACGTGCAGCTGTCAGACCACACACTGGCTGAGCGCTGCTACTCGGAGGCGCCTGACCTCAAG GTGATCCACTGGAACTCACCAAAGAAGCTTCATGTGAAGAACAAGCACGTGGAATCCTTCCGCAACCTCTACCTGACTTTCCTGGAGTACGACGGCAACCTGCTGCGGAGAGAGCTCTTTGGGTGCCCCTGCCCGCCCCCTCCTGGGGCCGAGCAG CTGCAGCAGGCCCTGGCACAACTGGAGGAGCAGGACGCCTGCTTTGAGTTCCGGCAGCAGCAGCTCACTGTGCACCGCGTGCACATCACCTTTCTGCCCCACAAGCCGCCACCCCCCCAGCCCCACGACGTCACCCTGGTGGCCCAGCTCTCCATGGAGCG gctgCAGATGCTGGAAGCCCTGTGCAGGCACTGGCCGGGCCCCATGAGCCTGGCCTTGTACCTGACAGACACAGAGGCCCAGCAGTTCCTGCGTTTCGTGGAGACCTCGGCGGTGCTCTCTGCCCGGCAGGACGTGGCCTACCACGTGGTGTACCGGGAGGGCTCCCTCTACCCCATCAACCAGCTCCGCAACGTGGCCCTGGCCCAGGCCCTCACGCCCTACGTTTTCCTCAGCGACATCGACTTCCTGCCCGCCTACTCCCTCTACGACTACCTCAG GGCCTCCATCGAGCAGCTGGAGCTGGACGGCAGGCGGAAGGCAGCCCTGGTGGTGCCTGCGTTCGAGACCCTGCACTACCGCTTCAGCTTCCCCAGTTCCAAAGCCGAACTGCTGACCTTGCTGGACGCTGGCTCTCTCTATACTTTCAG GTACCATGAGTGGCCCCAGGGCCATGCACCCACAGACTACGCCCGCTGGCGCGAGGCTCAGGCCCCGTACCGTGTGCAGTGGGCAGCGGACTACGAGCCCTACGTGGTGGTGCCGCGTGACTGTCCCCGCTACGATCCCCGCTTCGTGGGCTTTGGCTGGAACAAGGTGGCCCACATCATAGAGCTGGATGCACAG GAATACGAGCTCCTGGTGCTGCCCGAGGCCTTCACCATCCACCTGCCGCACGCCCCAAGCCTTGACATCACCCGCTTCCGCTCCAACCCCACCTATCGTGACTGTGTCCGGGCCCTCAAGGACGAGTTCCACCAGGATTTGTCCCGCCACTACGGGGCTGCTGCCCTCAAATACCTCACTGCCCTGCAGCAGCCCCGAGGCCCCGCCTGA
- the LARGE2 gene encoding xylosyl- and glucuronyltransferase LARGE2 isoform X4, translating into MVPAVQISFYNADELKPQVSWIPNKHYSGLYGLMKLVLPSALPPDLARVIVLDTDVTFASNIAELWALFAHFSDKQAIGLVENQSDWYLGNLWRNHRPWPALGRGFNTGVILLRLDRLRQAGWEHMWKLTATRELLTLPATSLADQDIFNAVIKEHPWLVQPLPCMWNVQLSDHTLAERCYSEAPDLKVIHWNSPKKLHVKNKHVESFRNLYLTFLEYDGNLLRRELFGCPCPPPPGAEQLQQALAQLEEQDACFEFRQQQLTVHRVHITFLPHKPPPPQPHDVTLVAQLSMERLQMLEALCRHWPGPMSLALYLTDTEAQQFLRFVETSAVLSARQDVAYHVVYREGSLYPINQLRNVALAQALTPYVFLSDIDFLPAYSLYDYLRASIEQLELDGRRKAALVVPAFETLHYRFSFPSSKAELLTLLDAGSLYTFRYHEWPQGHAPTDYARWREAQAPYRVQWAADYEPYVVVPRDCPRYDPRFVGFGWNKVAHIIELDAQEYELLVLPEAFTIHLPHAPSLDITRFRSNPTYRDCVRALKDEFHQDLSRHYGAAALKYLTALQQPRGPA; encoded by the exons ATGGTGCCTGCTGTCCAGATCAGCTTCTACAATGCTGACGAGCTCAAG ccccaggtctcctggatcCCTAACAAGCACTACTCTGGCCTCTATGGGCTAATGAAGCTAGTGCTGCCCAGTGCCCTGCCCCCCGACCTGGCCCGTGTCATTGTCCTGGACACAGATGTCACCTTTGCCTCCAACATTGCAGAACTTTGGGCACTCTTTGCTCACTTTTCTG ACAAGCAAGCGATTGGTCTCGTGGAAAACCAAAGCGATTGGTACCTCGGCAACCTCTGGAGGAACCACAGGCCCTGGCCTGCCTTGGGCCGGGGATTTAACACAG GCGTGATACTCCTACGGCTGGACCGGCTTCGGCAGGCTGGCTGGGAGCACATGTGGAAGCTGACGGCCACGCGGGAGCTGCTCACCCTGCCTGCCACCTCGTTGGCCGACCAG GACATCTTCAACGCCGTCATCAAGGAGCACCCATGGCTGGTGCAGCCCCTGCCCTGCATGTGGAACGTGCAGCTGTCAGACCACACACTGGCTGAGCGCTGCTACTCGGAGGCGCCTGACCTCAAG GTGATCCACTGGAACTCACCAAAGAAGCTTCATGTGAAGAACAAGCACGTGGAATCCTTCCGCAACCTCTACCTGACTTTCCTGGAGTACGACGGCAACCTGCTGCGGAGAGAGCTCTTTGGGTGCCCCTGCCCGCCCCCTCCTGGGGCCGAGCAG CTGCAGCAGGCCCTGGCACAACTGGAGGAGCAGGACGCCTGCTTTGAGTTCCGGCAGCAGCAGCTCACTGTGCACCGCGTGCACATCACCTTTCTGCCCCACAAGCCGCCACCCCCCCAGCCCCACGACGTCACCCTGGTGGCCCAGCTCTCCATGGAGCG gctgCAGATGCTGGAAGCCCTGTGCAGGCACTGGCCGGGCCCCATGAGCCTGGCCTTGTACCTGACAGACACAGAGGCCCAGCAGTTCCTGCGTTTCGTGGAGACCTCGGCGGTGCTCTCTGCCCGGCAGGACGTGGCCTACCACGTGGTGTACCGGGAGGGCTCCCTCTACCCCATCAACCAGCTCCGCAACGTGGCCCTGGCCCAGGCCCTCACGCCCTACGTTTTCCTCAGCGACATCGACTTCCTGCCCGCCTACTCCCTCTACGACTACCTCAG GGCCTCCATCGAGCAGCTGGAGCTGGACGGCAGGCGGAAGGCAGCCCTGGTGGTGCCTGCGTTCGAGACCCTGCACTACCGCTTCAGCTTCCCCAGTTCCAAAGCCGAACTGCTGACCTTGCTGGACGCTGGCTCTCTCTATACTTTCAG GTACCATGAGTGGCCCCAGGGCCATGCACCCACAGACTACGCCCGCTGGCGCGAGGCTCAGGCCCCGTACCGTGTGCAGTGGGCAGCGGACTACGAGCCCTACGTGGTGGTGCCGCGTGACTGTCCCCGCTACGATCCCCGCTTCGTGGGCTTTGGCTGGAACAAGGTGGCCCACATCATAGAGCTGGATGCACAG GAATACGAGCTCCTGGTGCTGCCCGAGGCCTTCACCATCCACCTGCCGCACGCCCCAAGCCTTGACATCACCCGCTTCCGCTCCAACCCCACCTATCGTGACTGTGTCCGGGCCCTCAAGGACGAGTTCCACCAGGATTTGTCCCGCCACTACGGGGCTGCTGCCCTCAAATACCTCACTGCCCTGCAGCAGCCCCGAGGCCCCGCCTGA
- the LARGE2 gene encoding xylosyl- and glucuronyltransferase LARGE2 isoform X5 — translation MSPLPPTLQNFGHSLLTFLTSKRLVSWKTKAIGTSATSGGTTGPGLPWAGDLTQRVNCGPSESTLTSERSENINTAQKQAFGRHLQEPWPQELVIPGGHDSLSPRAGVILLRLDRLRQAGWEHMWKLTATRELLTLPATSLADQDIFNAVIKEHPWLVQPLPCMWNVQLSDHTLAERCYSEAPDLKVIHWNSPKKLHVKNKHVESFRNLYLTFLEYDGNLLRRELFGCPCPPPPGAEQLQQALAQLEEQDACFEFRQQQLTVHRVHITFLPHKPPPPQPHDVTLVAQLSMERLQMLEALCRHWPGPMSLALYLTDTEAQQFLRFVETSAVLSARQDVAYHVVYREGSLYPINQLRNVALAQALTPYVFLSDIDFLPAYSLYDYLRASIEQLELDGRRKAALVVPAFETLHYRFSFPSSKAELLTLLDAGSLYTFRYHEWPQGHAPTDYARWREAQAPYRVQWAADYEPYVVVPRDCPRYDPRFVGFGWNKVAHIIELDAQEYELLVLPEAFTIHLPHAPSLDITRFRSNPTYRDCVRALKDEFHQDLSRHYGAAALKYLTALQQPRGPA, via the exons ATGTCACCTTTGCCTCCAACATTGCAGAACTTTGGGCACTCTTTGCTCACTTTTCTG ACAAGCAAGCGATTGGTCTCGTGGAAAACCAAAGCGATTGGTACCTCGGCAACCTCTGGAGGAACCACAGGCCCTGGCCTGCCTTGGGCCGGGGATTTAACACAG AGGGTTAATTGTGGACCCAGCGAGTCCACACTCACGTCTGAGCGGTCAGAAAATATTAACACGGCACAAAAACAAGCATTCGGAAGACACCTTCAGGAGCCTTGGCCCCAGGAGCTGGTCATCCCAGGTGGGCATGACAGCCTCTCCCCCCGAGCAGGCGTGATACTCCTACGGCTGGACCGGCTTCGGCAGGCTGGCTGGGAGCACATGTGGAAGCTGACGGCCACGCGGGAGCTGCTCACCCTGCCTGCCACCTCGTTGGCCGACCAG GACATCTTCAACGCCGTCATCAAGGAGCACCCATGGCTGGTGCAGCCCCTGCCCTGCATGTGGAACGTGCAGCTGTCAGACCACACACTGGCTGAGCGCTGCTACTCGGAGGCGCCTGACCTCAAG GTGATCCACTGGAACTCACCAAAGAAGCTTCATGTGAAGAACAAGCACGTGGAATCCTTCCGCAACCTCTACCTGACTTTCCTGGAGTACGACGGCAACCTGCTGCGGAGAGAGCTCTTTGGGTGCCCCTGCCCGCCCCCTCCTGGGGCCGAGCAG CTGCAGCAGGCCCTGGCACAACTGGAGGAGCAGGACGCCTGCTTTGAGTTCCGGCAGCAGCAGCTCACTGTGCACCGCGTGCACATCACCTTTCTGCCCCACAAGCCGCCACCCCCCCAGCCCCACGACGTCACCCTGGTGGCCCAGCTCTCCATGGAGCG gctgCAGATGCTGGAAGCCCTGTGCAGGCACTGGCCGGGCCCCATGAGCCTGGCCTTGTACCTGACAGACACAGAGGCCCAGCAGTTCCTGCGTTTCGTGGAGACCTCGGCGGTGCTCTCTGCCCGGCAGGACGTGGCCTACCACGTGGTGTACCGGGAGGGCTCCCTCTACCCCATCAACCAGCTCCGCAACGTGGCCCTGGCCCAGGCCCTCACGCCCTACGTTTTCCTCAGCGACATCGACTTCCTGCCCGCCTACTCCCTCTACGACTACCTCAG GGCCTCCATCGAGCAGCTGGAGCTGGACGGCAGGCGGAAGGCAGCCCTGGTGGTGCCTGCGTTCGAGACCCTGCACTACCGCTTCAGCTTCCCCAGTTCCAAAGCCGAACTGCTGACCTTGCTGGACGCTGGCTCTCTCTATACTTTCAG GTACCATGAGTGGCCCCAGGGCCATGCACCCACAGACTACGCCCGCTGGCGCGAGGCTCAGGCCCCGTACCGTGTGCAGTGGGCAGCGGACTACGAGCCCTACGTGGTGGTGCCGCGTGACTGTCCCCGCTACGATCCCCGCTTCGTGGGCTTTGGCTGGAACAAGGTGGCCCACATCATAGAGCTGGATGCACAG GAATACGAGCTCCTGGTGCTGCCCGAGGCCTTCACCATCCACCTGCCGCACGCCCCAAGCCTTGACATCACCCGCTTCCGCTCCAACCCCACCTATCGTGACTGTGTCCGGGCCCTCAAGGACGAGTTCCACCAGGATTTGTCCCGCCACTACGGGGCTGCTGCCCTCAAATACCTCACTGCCCTGCAGCAGCCCCGAGGCCCCGCCTGA